CCACGCCTACGCCGGCACTTACAGGATTCATCAGCTCTGAAAAGAAATTACTTCCAATGTGCATGCCCGCATTAGCCAGAGCAAACAGGGGCATAATCAGAAAGGCTACGTAAGGATGCAGCGTATGTTCAATTTTTTGTAGGGGCGTCTGGGCATCTAAACTTAGCCCCTTTATTTCTTCAATAATCTCGTGCTGATCGGCTGTCATCAAAGGTCCGTGCAGAGGAATAGCTACTTCAAAGCGTTTGAGGCGGGATTTAATTTGTTGTAAATACTCCTGCTCATGAATTCGCGTGCGGGCAGGGATCGTAAAGGCTACGAGTACGCCAGCAATGGTAGCGTGAACGCCCGAAAACAGGAAACAGCCCCAAACAACAATCCCTAGAATCAAATAAAAGAGACTACGCCGGATACCGAGTAGATTTCCCGCCAGCAGAACTCCCAGAAAGCCAAAACCAATCAGGAGAAACCCAAAGTCGATTTTAGCCGTGTAGAAAAACGCAATGACTAGCACGGCTCCCAAATCATCGGCTACCGCTAAAGCGGATAAGAATACCTTCACCGAAGACGGAATATGATTACCGGATAAGGAAAGTAGCCCTAAAGCAAAGGCAATGTCAGTAGCCATGGGGATGCCCCAGCCGTGAATTGAGGGCAAACCGTAGTTGAACATTACATAAATGAGGGCAGGTACGAGCATACCGCCCAGAGCGGCCACCATCGGCAGAGACGCTTTTTTTAAGGTGGAAAGCTCGCCCGCCATAAACTCCCGCTTGAGCTCCAGACCTATGACAAAGAAAAAGATGGCCATAAGTCCATCATTGATCCAGATATGCAGGGGATAGTTAAAAGAAAAATCGCCGAAGCTTAGTGAAAAGGGAGTTTCCCAGGTATGATGATAAGATTCTGCCCCCGGCGAATTAGCCCAGATCAAAGCGACTATCACGCTTAAAAACAAGACGATACCGCTGGTATACTCCTGATGAATGAACTTATTTACGGGCTGAATGAGCCTATCAATGGGGGCTTTACTCATGAATTAGTCGCATTAAATTGTAGTAATAGATAACTCTGGAGCAGGTCTGTTGGTTATATCTGAACATTCAAAGATTCAACTTGCCTGCAGTGAAGATGGAAAGGGACTGACAAAACTAGACTTCTCCCGAAAGACATCGATCCTAATTAGAAAAAAATAATGGTTTGCCTTTCATTTTTTGCGTAAGCTCTATAATCTTTCCTTTCTCTTACTCCGCTTATTTGAAATACCAGGGCATTTTCCCCTTTCCATTTCAGGCGATTAGCTGAGCGAAAACGCCTGGAAAAGTGGCTGCTTACCCGAACCCAAAGTAAAACCATCAAACTCATTGTCGACGAATGAAAGAGATACCCTTTCTTTATGATATGCCGAGTACAGGGTATTAGAAAGAACAAAGTGCATAAAAACAGGTTCTTTATATTATCAATTCTTAGGCATATAAAATTATTCAAA
The genomic region above belongs to Siphonobacter curvatus and contains:
- the nhaA gene encoding Na+/H+ antiporter NhaA, which produces MSKAPIDRLIQPVNKFIHQEYTSGIVLFLSVIVALIWANSPGAESYHHTWETPFSLSFGDFSFNYPLHIWINDGLMAIFFFVIGLELKREFMAGELSTLKKASLPMVAALGGMLVPALIYVMFNYGLPSIHGWGIPMATDIAFALGLLSLSGNHIPSSVKVFLSALAVADDLGAVLVIAFFYTAKIDFGFLLIGFGFLGVLLAGNLLGIRRSLFYLILGIVVWGCFLFSGVHATIAGVLVAFTIPARTRIHEQEYLQQIKSRLKRFEVAIPLHGPLMTADQHEIIEEIKGLSLDAQTPLQKIEHTLHPYVAFLIMPLFALANAGMHIGSNFFSELMNPVSAGVGVGLVLGKSIGVFGFTYVMVKLKLADLPALVNWKHVTGVALLAGVGFTMSLFVSNLAFSDAEHVDAAKYGILLASLVAGTAGITYLRSLSKG